A window of the Paraburkholderia aromaticivorans genome harbors these coding sequences:
- a CDS encoding ATPase, T2SS/T4P/T4SS family, with protein sequence MSMFSGIEKNEPTTGGIFGRLRALRAGFSEDSPSSMPIAGAERPAADEREPRFRKKGSKVKAEPVEAKPGQPMTLGMRLRMADISDVDVHGDADEDTELRHTADAQPQTQPETDPPTEKNPTVEKQELSESATMFAARPADAVATGVEAAPAESVSAEVSGRASASDRRAAATSGDSIREVKPEHEQLVELGEEYFVPGLPQLPSADALAFKRILSERGTDATLHITDAARREFVAVEVQAGMAIVVTTQSFHESALYPTYLKDLERADIKVHEEMIAAEAVVAAIYGRERNRSAAIVPETSRAIGTFRDVTEAAHEYGAGDIHYEYRDYNDDVEVRFRVNGDLYTYRRLSKSLVRRALSASYQDLVARNTNSGETFQPSAPQSAMIPLVVHTDILNIRWQSTPLVGGFDVALRLLDGNFRNYKLLMPDQMGLTRSQLKILDSLCNVSGGVSIFTGETGSAKSTLLRALSFMLSSRDLRKQYVVSEPSEYPHPWLSEISIPRRPDETDEEASRKGAEVIRTLMRMDPDDLTANEIRDRVMAALVAELALTGHPVRTTLHADSAIGAFMRLAGGRLQLPMDEVSSEKFVNAVANQKLIPLLCPHCKVPARDVLTAHQVETLEKKFGLDTSAMACRDESGCEHCRLKGLFTRAGKVAAGTKGQTLAMEIFRPTLEFLDHVAVRDWRGAERVWRSTRVTGFASDDMTGKTI encoded by the coding sequence ATGAGTATGTTTTCCGGAATCGAAAAGAACGAACCGACCACAGGCGGCATCTTCGGACGGCTTCGCGCTTTGCGCGCCGGCTTCTCCGAAGATTCGCCATCCTCCATGCCGATTGCCGGGGCGGAAAGACCGGCTGCAGATGAACGTGAGCCGCGGTTCAGAAAAAAGGGCTCGAAGGTCAAGGCCGAACCGGTCGAGGCGAAGCCCGGCCAGCCGATGACGTTGGGTATGCGACTGCGGATGGCCGACATCAGCGACGTCGATGTGCACGGTGATGCTGATGAAGACACCGAGCTGCGGCATACGGCTGACGCTCAGCCGCAGACGCAGCCTGAGACTGATCCGCCGACCGAAAAGAATCCGACCGTGGAGAAGCAGGAGCTAAGCGAAAGCGCAACGATGTTTGCCGCGCGTCCGGCGGATGCTGTCGCTACCGGTGTCGAGGCCGCGCCTGCAGAATCCGTGTCTGCGGAAGTGAGTGGCCGCGCGTCAGCGAGCGACCGCCGAGCGGCAGCCACGTCAGGCGATTCGATCCGCGAAGTGAAGCCGGAGCATGAGCAGTTGGTGGAACTGGGCGAAGAGTACTTCGTTCCTGGACTGCCTCAACTGCCGTCGGCGGATGCGCTCGCATTCAAGCGCATCCTGAGCGAGCGGGGCACCGACGCAACGTTGCATATCACCGATGCGGCCCGCCGTGAGTTCGTCGCAGTGGAAGTACAGGCCGGCATGGCGATCGTTGTGACGACACAGTCGTTCCACGAGTCGGCGCTGTATCCAACTTACCTGAAAGATCTGGAACGCGCGGACATCAAGGTCCATGAGGAGATGATCGCCGCTGAGGCCGTCGTCGCCGCGATCTACGGCCGGGAACGTAACCGCTCGGCGGCAATTGTCCCGGAAACGTCGCGCGCGATCGGAACGTTCCGTGATGTCACCGAAGCGGCCCACGAATATGGTGCCGGCGACATCCATTACGAGTACCGCGACTATAACGATGATGTGGAAGTGCGTTTCCGCGTGAACGGTGACCTGTATACCTATCGCAGACTGTCCAAGTCGCTGGTGCGTCGCGCCCTGTCGGCTTCGTACCAGGATCTTGTTGCGCGCAACACGAACTCCGGGGAGACGTTCCAGCCGAGCGCCCCGCAGTCAGCCATGATCCCGCTCGTGGTCCATACGGACATCCTAAACATTCGTTGGCAGAGCACGCCGCTCGTCGGCGGCTTCGACGTCGCGCTGCGTCTGCTTGACGGCAACTTCCGCAATTACAAGCTGCTGATGCCGGACCAGATGGGCCTGACCCGGAGTCAGTTGAAGATTCTGGATTCACTGTGCAACGTGAGTGGCGGTGTGTCCATCTTCACTGGTGAGACGGGGTCGGCCAAATCAACGCTCCTGCGTGCGCTGTCGTTCATGCTCTCGTCGCGTGACCTGCGAAAGCAGTACGTGGTGAGCGAGCCGTCGGAATATCCGCATCCGTGGCTTTCTGAAATTTCGATTCCGCGTCGACCTGACGAGACGGACGAAGAAGCGAGCCGAAAGGGCGCGGAGGTGATCCGGACGTTGATGCGGATGGACCCGGACGACCTGACCGCGAACGAGATTCGTGACCGTGTGATGGCGGCTCTCGTGGCCGAGCTTGCGCTAACGGGGCATCCGGTCAGAACGACGCTGCATGCGGACAGCGCCATTGGAGCATTCATGCGCCTCGCCGGCGGGCGGCTCCAGCTGCCGATGGATGAGGTCTCGTCCGAGAAGTTCGTCAATGCCGTGGCGAACCAGAAGCTGATTCCGTTGCTCTGCCCGCACTGCAAGGTGCCGGCCCGGGACGTGTTGACGGCGCATCAGGTTGAGACGCTTGAGAAGAAGTTTGGCCTGGACACGTCGGCGATGGCATGCCGCGACGAATCGGGCTGCGAGCATTGCCGTTTGAAGGGGCTGTTCACGCGGGCGGGCAAGGTTGCGGCGGGTACGAAAGGGCAGACACTTGCGATGGAGATTTTCCGGCCGACGCTGGAGTTTCTCGACCATGTGGCGGTGCGCGACTGGCGTGGCGCGGAGCGGGTGTGGCGATCGACGCGCGTGACGGGGTTCGCCAGCGATGACATGACAGGCAAGACAATTTAG